AAAAGCAGAATCCATTGTTCCACTGTTCTTGCAGAGAGCTTTAATCAAAATATTAAGCGAAGCAACACAAGGTGGAATGCCCACCCCCCTCATGTAACGATAAAACCTATAAGCAGTTTTTAATCGGTTTTCATCAACAAGTACAGAGAACACTGTAATATACGATTTCTGGGTTGGCTCACAATCATACTCCTTCATCTTTTGAAAAACCCTGATCACCTCAAGTGGCTTGTGAACCCGCCCATAGGCTCGATAGACTGAGAGGAATATATCCTCAGTAATCTTACAGCTTTCATCCTTCATTCTGACAAGCATTTCCTCAGCTAAATTAAAATGATTTGCAGAAAGCAATCTCGAGATGATGAGACCAAATGTGCTATGATCGTGCCGGAAGCCATTAGAGTACTCTGCTGTTGCTGCATCAAATATAAGAACCGCTTTTTGTAAATCTTTTTCTGCTCGAATCAGCTGTTCAACAAAAGCCGCTGTGACTTCTCTTGGCCATTTGATTGGTATCTTGCTACCCATCAGCTCAACACTTCTCTTCAAATGCTGCAATCCCCTTTCCAGAAATATGTGCCCCAAATTTTAGCTAATATCATTAGCTTTACACTGATTAAAGTTGTAACTTGTAACAATAACAATGCTTCTTGCCGATAATACTGAATCTGAGAAACTGTAATTTCAATAGAAAATTCATTAGGGTCTAATATTTTCAACCCTGTTACCAGCTACAGAAATGCTAAAATCACAAGATTTTCTAGCAGGCATTGCATCAAACGAGTTTATGTCATCTacaaaactaaaatttaagctCAAAATACACTGGTACAGGAATATCAAACTAATGAATTTTTCATATTCAAAGcaaaaaagagaaattttgaTCAAAGCTTTAACCTTTAGATGGATAAACAAAGCATAATGGGGTGAATCAAGATTAAGGCAGTGGGTGCACAAGTGCCTTTAATGTTGATCTGCCACTAACCAGAGAGATACCATAGTGAAAACAAAAAAGGAGAGCATGAGTGTATTCGTGCTAAACTGCTAATGCTCGAGAAAAGGACTAAAGAATTTAGAATTTTCAGTGTTATAGCCTTATAGGAGTcgaaaaagagtgaaaacagCAAACTTACTTCATCATACACCAAACCAAATTATAGTGTAAGAAACAAAGAAAGTAAAgctaagaaaatattattaatgcaTTCAGTTGAcatccaaaaaagaaagaaatgtcaaATTTTAGAAACTAGAGTTTAAAAGTTTTTCCACTTTCTGTTTTTATTCTTGCTTACCCAACTTGAGCCCATTTGAGATAGAAATGAGAACATCTAAAAAGAGAAGATACAATTCCTAATCCACTACAAGAAATTGAGTATAAAGCAACAAACACCTCGAAATCAGTATATCAAGCATTTCGACAAACACCTTACCTGCATTATTTTCGCACCTCGTTTCAGTTATTACTTCCACTAAGTTCCACATTCTCATACAAATAAATATCCGACCAGCTTTCGAATTCACAGTGATTTCAGGTAATATAATAATAGCAGGCAGTTGAGTTAAGAATTACCTCTTCTGTCAGTTTTGTTCATTTACTAGTTTATCTTCTCTTTGATCAAAACAGCTTCACACCATTTCGGTCTTCTCGTCTCGCCTTCGCTGCCAATAAATTCCGTCTCCGGCGACGGCGACGGAGAGTCGAGCGGCTTCAGCTTCCCACGGTAAAGTATTCAGAAAGCTAGTGCCGCTTCATGTATATGTTGGCGAATCAATTCCATAATATAAACGACTAGCAATTCCtagatataaaaatttaatcgACAAGGATGGAAATATGCTAGGTTtttattattgacaatttgATTTATAGCttttttttaaggaaaaattagGTAGATAAGTAAACATACACTaattaattagctaacatagctatagtttaaattaattatagtttgcgACAAACATCTAgttgtaattacagtttgagttttgtatactTCGCACGattatacagttgagttttgtataattcgcgcgatttatacaaatgttgtgtACGAATCAAATTGTATAACGAAACATACAAATACTACAAATAGtatagtgaattatacaaacgttgtgtatgaattatatagtaaaatatacaaacgttatacaaaaactgcgaattgtatattgaattatacaaacgctacTATATCTATAGCTAtgaattgtaattagcaaatTATAGCTATGGAGTATAATTAAGGTATTTTTGAATGgttatattcaaaaaaattcctttttaaTAGATTTTTGTGACGTATTTTATGTGAAGGATGAGTCAAATTTACATATCAAAATTTATATCATAAAGGgttattatattaatttctaaatcaagatatgaattttatcaactaattataatttcttcaatGTACATTGTCATTGTCCAATTAATCAAGTTAATAgatcaaaataatgaaaaacttatacaattaataataattatatcaagaTTAAGAGTATAAGCAATTTTAATGGACTACAGAATTTCTTTTACGAAATTTAGTATAAAATACttatcactatttagtttgTTCAATGCATACAAGATGTACTAACACAAGAAGTTGGAACTATATAGTTttacaattaaaataaataatatttaatctTATGCTACAATTCTATCTAAGATTTCGTCCAATTTTCTTCTTAGATTGTGAAAATAAACTTTATACttaaaaaattgatgaattatTTTTACATGTATACATTAAGTTTTGTGTATATTAAATTATCTACTATATAAATAAAGGATACacaataattatttcataaaaaatactataacaaaacgcataatttataatatatttgaacAAATTTTCACTTAGACTAATAATCATGTCCATGTgttagatcttttcatggttggtaAGATGGACCTTTCTTTAACGGAATGCCTTTTTTGTAAgataattaggatttgatgtcttcatatgaattgtagatctagacgTATTCTTTAATGTACTTCAAGAAtcactgatttggagcatcctatcgtgagatataattttttttctacaaacactctatttcatcacatcaccatgtcttgcaaaaattaatttatttgacctacgtatcctccaaatattaagatatggtacatgaaaattgtaggtaatgccgttggagttattcataaatttgaatcacctaatgtggACTATTTTATAagaagttatgcccaaaatacaaaaacagtatcattttcatcgagaattgaaacaccacatacaacattttagggggtgttatatTGACATTTGCATCAACGAAACTACATCCAATTATTTCTAGAGAATTTTTGGGCCACATAACCTCGTTGGCAACCTTGGAGACTATCATATATTTGATTTctatagtaaaataaaaaaggcataatacataaattggcTTTTAAATTTGGCTTCAAATTTTAGGTTGAACCTTCAATTTTAATAGTGTACAAGTAGACATTTTAACTATTCAACTCATTAATAAAAAAACACGCGAATCCAACTACATACACACGCTCCCACGTGGATATTTTATCCACTAAGTGGTTGCCGCGTAATAAAAACTTTacttgtatttttataattaaaataacaaagaaaataaaggaaataaaagAGTAGGATCGAAGCCTAGACCCATTACTCTTCTTTCACTATAATCAGACGGAAAAGCCCTAGCCTAATTTATTGGCAATTCCGACGTGAAATTGTGAAGATTTGTGGTCGAAGCTCTCATCTTTTGTATGTCTTCTTGTTGTTCTTCCTCTAGTTAGTCCAGATAGTTCGATTTTTCCCTTttgaaagtttatttttgatagaAGGTGTAAGGTTTTTGTCACCATGAATGTAACATCACTTTTTTTACAGCTTCAGTCATATATGGGTCATCTTATAGCTGTTTTTCACCATGGAGGTCGTTTTTATAAAGGTCAgtatattttgaaattgaaaaattgTTTATTTTACATAGACAAGGACCACTTCTCTTTGACCGAGCTGAAATCTTATGCAAAAGATATTGGctatgatgaaattgaagaTTTTTATACCGAAGATCCTATTACCCATAGATTTGTCAAGTTAGAAAGTGACAGACAACTATATAATTTTGTTAAAGATTTGTGGAGTGGGTCGTCTTTTAAGATATTCCCGAAACATGCGATTGTTAAAGAGGGGGGCCACAACTTCTTTGGGACCATTTTCtggtgaaaaaaataatgaagaaatatcTAAGGTTTCACATCTTGAggatgatataaatataaatgagGCAGGTGGAGTTGAACAACtttctgaagaagaagaaagtagTGATTCTATTAACTTTGAAGAGGAAGACTTAAATGATGTTCCAGAAGAGGATGATAGTGAACTTGATGAAGAATTGCGAGTTTTTAGAGAAAAACttagagaagaaaaaagaagtgaagctggaaaaggaaaaaagagatcTAAAAGAACTTCCAAACAGCAAGAAATCGAGCTTGGAGAAGCTGGTATAGATAAGGGATTTGAGAATAATTTCAACAACAAGGCAACTAAATACAATGGTAGATTGGAAGGTGATGAAGAGTTTATTGATTCATCAGATGAACCAAGTGAAAATAGTGGTGAAGAACTTGATGTGTTAGCACAACCAGGTGTGGATTTACCTTCAAGAAGAAAAAGCAACAAATTGAGGTATGATTCTTCTTGTTCCATTTCTTTCTTTGAATTGGGTATGATATTTGAGAGTGCAAATCAGTTTATAAATGTTGTTGCTGATTATGCTATTCAACATAAAGTTCAATTAAAGATTAAAACCAATGAACCTCATGGAGTAAGGGTGAGATGTATTGGAAATTGTAATTTGGAACTGTTTGCAAGCTTGGATAAAGATACAGgaaatttttttgtgaaaaaaataCTATCCTGCTCATAGATGTCTTACAAAAAACATGAACAAATTGTGCTCAGCAAAGTATGTGAAAATGAAGATGAGGAATAGAATAATATCTCATTCTGACATTAGGGTTCATAAGCTTCAGGcaacaataaaaaaagaatgGGGACTAAAAGTGGGAAGATCAATATGTTATAGAGCAAAACAAAATGTTATTTCCAAGTTTACGAGGGATTGAAAGTTTGAGTTTTCAAAGTTGTTAGACTATGCTGATATGATCAAGAGTTCAAATTTTGGAACTTCTTGTTGGTTGAGAACTGATAATGATACAGTTTCTGGCAAACACTTGTTTAAATATTTCTATGTATGCTTTGCTGCATTGAAGAATGGCTGGTTAGAAGGTTGTAGGAAGATTATAGGGCTGGATGGCTGTTTTCTGAAGGGTGCTTGGAGAGGAGAATTATTAGTGGCTGTTGGAAAAAATGAAAACCAACAAATCTATCCAATAGCTTGAGCAATGGTTGATCAAGAAACTAAGCACTCTTGCGGTTAGTTCTTAAGCTATCTTATTCAAGATTTGCAACTTGGTGATGGAAATAGCATAACAATCATGTCTGACATGCAAAAGGTATTTATTCTTTCTCATTTTATCTCAATTTTCTATCTCTTTTCACTGAATTATTCAAGATTTTCTTTTAGTTCAGTCTCATTTTAGTTTTATCTCATTTCAGTTGTGGATTAGTTCTGTCTCATTTTAGTTTAGTAAATCTTAGTCTCAGTTATACCTAGAAACTACAGTAAATCTAAACTTTCTTAACTAAACTAAATCTGGACATTAGAAACTAAAGTAAGTCTGGACATTAGAAACTAAACTAAGTCTGTACATTAGAAACTACACTAAATTTGGACAGCTTCAGGGACAACTTATGGACAGCTTTGGGTCACCTTACTTCACAATTTCTAACCTTACTTCCTTAGCTGCCGAAGTTTTTGTTTCTTTCTCTTAACTGTTGCAGGTTTTTGTTACACTTGACTGCTGAAACTATTGTTACACTTAATTTAAGTTTTGATTACACTTAACTAAAGTTTTGGTTAACTAAAGTTTTAGTTACACTTAACTGCTAAGTTTTGTCTCTTACACTTCATTGAAATTTTTGTGTCCTAACATTTGACTGAAGTTTATTTCTTATACTTAACTGCTGAAGCTTTTGAAGTTAGTGTCTCTTAACTGTTGCAGGTTTTTGTTACACTTGACTGCTGAAACTATTGTTACACTTAACTAAGGTTTTGGTTACACTTAACTGAAGTTTTGATTACACTTGACTGAAGTTTTTGTTACACTTAATTAACTAAAGTTTTGGGAGAAAAGCATTTTGGAGGTGTGCCAAAGCTAATTTTGAGGTAAAATTGAAAGGTGAGTTGGCATATATAGGAAAACTTGGTGAGAAAATATGTGCGTCATTGCTTGTTTATAACAAAGAATATCGGTATAAGGCTGTATTTCGTGAAAGATCCAAGTGTGAAATATTTAATTCATGAATTACTGATCCTAGACACAAATCTGTGATTAGTATCCTTGAAGATATTAGGCACAAAATGATGGATAGGTATGGAGATATGATTAAGTTTGCAGATACTTGGATTAATGATATTTCACCCATGGCAAGACTAGttttagaagaaaataaagaaattggTAGGAAACTAAAGGTGAATTGGAATCATAACATTGGATTTGAGATCCAAGAAGGAAAATATACACACATAATTGACATAGTTAACAAGACATGTAGCTGCAAGTTGTGGCAATTGAGAGGTATTCCTTGCCAATATTTAGTTTCTGTTTTGTATCACATTGGGTAAGAATCAGAAGATTATGTGGAGCATtggtacaaaaaaaaaatattcctaCGTGCTTATAAGTACTTCTTACAACCTATGTCTAATATGGCAATGTGGCCTGAAATCAATAACCACCAATTGAGCCTCCTGAAGTGAAGCCAATGCCTGAAAGGCCaatcagatgtagaagaaaagaTAAAGATGAACCAAGAAAAAAGAAGTGGGGGAAAGAATCAAAGAATGGAGTGAAAATATCATGTTCCAAATGCCATCAAGTTGGGCATAACAAAAGAAGCTGTAAATCAGTGGTAAGAATTATGACATTTCTATtgtcttatgattattttagaTTTCTAATTTTCTTCCTTGATTAACAGGCCACTCAACAACCTTCACAATCCATTCGACAGTTTTCACAACCCACTCAACTGCCTTTACAGTCCACTCAGCAGTCTTCACAACCATCAATGAATCAGCCAGACACTCAACATTCCTCTTTTTTATGTCCAGAAACCTCAAGAGTAATAGGAAATAAGAGGCAACAACCAAATAGTTCTTCAACTGCAAAGGCTACAACTTCTTCAgttggaagaaaaagaacaagaaaTGTGAAATTTGGTGTTTACACAAATACACAATCTGGAAGACAAGTCGTTAATGTATGTATATACTTTTACATGCCTGATtcttttatatctttatttatCTATAGTGATGAATAATATAAAACAATAATGCAGCCTGAAAGACCAAGTGAAAGAGTTATCTCAAGTGGGTCTCAAGCAGCATTAAAGAATGCATCATAAACAAATGTTGACCTTGGGTTCAAACCATCTGATTtgaaatggaaaggaaaaaataCTATGACTGGAAACCAACTTCAACTAATGTCACAgcaaaaaaaattgcaaatcAAATCCAAGTGGGTTCCTTAAGAGTTCAACAGTTGTTAGCGGTGGCTTCATGGTGAAAAACACTGTTGATCGTATTTTTGCGTATTTTGTAAAGGCATACTTCAATCACTCATTATTATGAtgcattttgaattattttgatGTATGTTTGCCTTTAAACAAGCCTTTAGATGTCATTGTGGTTCTTGCAAAGCTAGTTTATGTATGTTAAGTTGACGCTTTGTAAAGCTAGTTTAGCATGTGCGTATGGGCTTTTTTGTGTGCAAATTGTGGTGCTAGTGCCTATATTGAAGTGATGAAACATATGTTCCAAATTAAAGCTAAAGATATTGTTTTCAAATTAAAGTAATTTGCTTGATTACAATAGATATAAACAACCACCAACCCCAAAAGAAAACTACATTGTGGGCAAAATGATCCCTAAAATCTACATACATAACAATTACTAGATAAAGAACTCTATAGAGATCCAACATAGTATCACAATGATCAGCAAAATTCGATATTGCTGTAAAGACCCTTTAGGTCGTTTTGAATACTAGggctttttattttataaaagactcattccgtaaatttttaatgggtattttggaatATTCaataactatgattatttagttgaggggtgaatttaaataacttatttaattagtgagttaaagtgttaatttaattaatactctataccaattattaaagaaaaaggatggggtttattaattttgatacacaattaattaagaaaagaaaaatgagcCAAACCCTAACAGGCGACAACAACGAGAAAGCATACGACGAACAGAATCAAAAGCTGGGGAAAAAAatatggaggaagaaagaaaagaaagggaaaaagaaaaataaaggagaagagaaaaataggaattttcattccaaagcgtcaaggtaattattctcatcctttccactaaatttttatgcgattatgaacatatttttagggtatattggtggagaaataatgctaaaataaagaaatatgaccctagggttcttcacataaaatcttgatttggggtcaaataacgatccgttttagctgaaatttgacatgtgaatttattttatcatgagtgaacataatcggaaagaaaattcagatttgacttcaatgactcgaggcgactttttgacccaatttttaatccgaaaataaatatagctatatgggtgtcattggattcgtattcttatgaaaattatgtatttgaacatattttgaTCATTCGGAAGCGTTACGAGAGGCTCAAGTTtaaaagtgattatttaatttaattgaggtttaaccctagttttgaaattcataaaatatgggagttgacatgttaagtgtcatcaagattaggaacgtgacTATAGAATTGGATGAgttattgggtctaggttaaacatatatatgaTATTGGTGTTTACgaattagtttacttataaatattatatatttgatagattgaaattggtctgaggcattgaagaaaggaaagacattggtggattagcttattttacttcggttcttcggttgaagtaggttatggtttttattctatatcatagatagac
The sequence above is a segment of the Solanum dulcamara chromosome 11, daSolDulc1.2, whole genome shotgun sequence genome. Coding sequences within it:
- the LOC129873061 gene encoding uncharacterized protein LOC129873061 isoform X1, which encodes MNVTSLFLQLQSYMGHLIAVFHHGGRFYKGGVEQLSEEEESSDSINFEEEDLNDVPEEDDSELDEELRVFREKLREEKRSEAGKGKKRSKRTSKQQEIELGEAGIDKGFENNFNNKATKYNGRLEGDEEFIDSSDEPSENSGEELDVLAQPGVDLPSRRKSNKLRYDSSCSISFFELGMIFESANQFINVVADYAIQHKVQLKIKTNEPHGVRVRCIGNCNLELFASLDKDTGNFFVKKILSCS
- the LOC129873061 gene encoding uncharacterized protein LOC129873061 isoform X2, whose protein sequence is MPERPIRCRRKDKDEPRKKKWGKESKNGVKISCSKCHQVGHNKRSCKSVATQQPSQSIRQFSQPTQLPLQSTQQSSQPSMNQPDTQHSSFLCPETSRVIGNKRQQPNSSSTAKATTSSVGRKRTRNVKFGVYTNTQSGRQVVNPERPSERVISSGSQAALKNAS